In Pseudoroseomonas cervicalis, the DNA window GCGATCCCGCAGGATCGCCGGGGGCGGCGCCGCCATGAGGAGTTGGCACCATGCGTATCCTGCTGGTGGAAGACGATGCCGAGGTCGGCCGCTTCGTGAAGAAGGGGCTGCAGGAAGCCGGGCACACGGTCGAGCACGCGGCCAATGGCCGGGACGGGTTGTTCATGGCGGCGGGCGAGAGCTTCGACCTGCTGGTGCTGGACCGCATGCTGCCGGGCGGGGTGGACGGTGTCCGCCTGGTGGAGACGCTGCGCGGCCAGGGCAACCACACGCCCGTGCTGTTCCTCTCGGCGCTGGCCGGGGTGGATGAGCGGGTGAAGGGGCTGAAGGCCGGCGGCGACGACTACCTGGTCAAGCCCTTCGCCTTCGCGGAACTCCTGGCCCGCGTCGAGGCGCTGGGCCGCCGCCCGGCGGTGGATGCGCCGGCGACGCGGCTGAAGGTCGCCGATCTGGAGCTGGACCTGCTGTCGCGCACGGTGACGCGGGCGGGGCGCAAGATCGACATCCAGCCGCGCGAATTCCGCCTGCTGGAGCATCTGATGCGCCATGCCGGCCAGGTCGTCACCCGCACCATGCTGCTGGAGAAGGTGTGGGACTATCATTTCGACCCGCAGACCAATGTCATCGACGTGCATGTCTCCCGCCTGCGGCAGAAGCTGGACAAGGGCCAGGACAAGCCGCTGATCCACACGGTGCGCAACGCCGGCTACATGATCCGCGCCGAGCCCTGAGCCCGGTGCCCGGCTGAGGGAAGCGCATGCCGCACCGGCGCAAGCAGTATCCGGGCCCGCTGTGGCGGCTGCTCTCCTCGGCGGGGTTCCGCTTCGCGACGCTGTTCGCGGCGCTGTTCCTGGCGGCGGGGCTGGCCTTCGCCGGCGTGCTCTGGTGGGGCACGGCCGGCACGCTGGAGCGGCAGACCGATGCCGCGATCCGCGCCGACGCCCATGCCCTGGCCGAGCGCTGGCGCGATTCCGGCGCCGATGGCGCGGTGGAGGCGATCGGCGAGCGGCTGGCCCTCGATGCCGAGGGGCAGTCGCTCTACCTGCTGCTGGACCCGCGGGGCGGGCGGCTGGCCGGCAATCTCGCCGCCCTGCCGCCGCAGGCCGAGGCGCGCTCCGGCGCCGGGTGGTACCGGCTCAGCCTCGACCATGACGAGGACGCGCCGGGCGAGGCGCGGCTCTATGTGCTCGACCTGCCGGGGGGCGCGACGCTCGCCGTCGGGCGCGAGGTCGGCGAGAAGCAGCGGCTGCGCGCCCTGCTGACCGAGGGGCTGGCCTGGGCCGCCTGCGCCGCGCTGCTCTTCGCGCTGCTCGGCGCCTGGCTGATGCGGCGCGCGCTGGAGCGGCGGCTGAGCCCGGCGGCCACCACCGCCGCGGTGATCGCCGGCGGCGATCTGTCGCACCGCGTGCCGCTCTCCCTGCATGACGACGAGTTCGACCGGCTGGGCGCCAGCATGAACGCCATGCTGGACCGCATCGCGCATCTGATGGACGGGGTGCGCGGCGTGTCGGACGCCATCGCGCATGATCTGCGCACGCCGATCTCGCGCGCCCGCTCCGGGCTGGAGGAGGCGCTGATCTCCGACAGCGACGACCCGGCGGTGCTGCGCGGCGCGATCGAGCGCGGCATCGCCGATCTCGACAACGTCACCCGCGTCTTCCAGGCGGTGCTGCGCATCGCCGAGGTGGAGGCGGGCGCCCGCCGCGCCGCCTTCGCGCCCTTCGACCTGGCGCTGGTACTGGCCGATGCGACCGAGCTGTACGGCGCCTCGGCCGAGGCGCGCGGCCAGGCGCTGCAGACCGAATGGCCGGAAGCGCTGCCGCTGGTGGGCGATCGCGACCTGCTGCTGCAGGTGCTGGCGAACCTGCTGGACAATGCGGTGAAGTTCACCCCGCCCGGCGGCACCATCAGCGTCTCGGCCGAGCGCGAGGCGGAGGCGGTGGTGGTGCAGGTGGCGGATGAGGGCCCCGGCCTGGCGCCGGAGGACCGGCAGCGCGTCGGCGAGCGCTTCTTCCGCACCGACCAGGCGCGCACCACGCCGGGCTCCGGGCTCGGCCTGTCGCTGGTGCGGGCGGTGGTGCAGCTGCATGGCGGCGCGCTGTGGTTCGAGGATGCCGGCGGCCCGCCGGAGCGGCCCGGTCTGCGGGTGCTGTTCCGCCTGCCGGCGACCCCCGACGGGACGGCATGACCCCCTCTTCATCCGCTGCCCATCGGGGGGTAGGGGCCTCCGCGTCAGTATGGTGTCCATGCTGTTGCGCCTGCCCTGCCTGCTGGCCCTCACGCTGGCCGCCCTGCCGGCCGCGGGGGCCGAGCTGCGCCTCCTCACGCCGAGCCTCGCCTATTGCGACGAGCTCAGCACCCGCTATGCGCGGCTGCCGCGGGCGCGGCAGGAGGTGGCGCGCGGCCTGGCGGTGGAGGGCGCGCGGCTCTGCCGCGACGGCTATGTGCGCACCGGTGTGGCCAAGCTGCGCCGGGCGCTGCGCGCCGCGCAGCCGCCGCGCGAGCAGCTGGCCGAGGATCCCGGCTGACCCGTCCGGCCTGGCGTCTCCGCCGGCATGAGGCGGCCGGCCGCCACGCTGGCCACGGCGCTGGCCGGGGCCGGGGCGCTGTGCGTCGGCATCGGGCTGGCGCGCTTCGCCTATGTGCCGATCTTCCCCGCCATGGTCGCCGCCGGCTGGGTGGATGGCGGCGGGGCCGGGCTGCTCGGCGCCTGCAATTTCTCCGGCTATCTCGTGGGGGCGCTGGGCGGGCGGTGGCTGGGCCGGCGGCTCGGCGTGCCGCGCGCGCTGGATGCCGGCATGGTGCTGGCCCTGCTCTGCTTCCTGGCCTGCGCGCTGCATTGGGGCGGGGTGTCGGGGCTGCTCTGGCTGGCGCTGTGGCGGGCGCTGGCGGGGGTGGCGGGCGGGGTGCTGATGGCGCTGGCCGGCCCGGCCGTGCAGGCGGTGACGCCGGTGGAGGGGCGTGGCGCGGCGGGGGGCGTGGTGGTCTCGGGCGTCGGTGCCGGGGTGGTGCTGGGGGCGCTGGCGGTGCCGGCGCTGCGGCCGGCGGGGGTGGAGGCGATCTGGCTCGGCCTGGCGGCGCTGACGCTGCTGCTGTGGCTCTGGCTGCGGCCGCGCTGGCCGGACCCGCCGGCGGCCGAGGTGATGCGGCTGCCGCAGGCGCAGGCGGTGCCGCGTGCGGCGGCGCTGATGACGGCCTATGGGCTGTCGGCGGCGGGGATGGCGGCGCCGATGGTGTATCTGGCCGATCTCGGCGCGCGCGGGCATGGGCTGGGGCCGCTGGCGCTGGGCGCGCTGTGGGCGCTGTTCGGGCTGGGCGGGGTGGCGGGCACGCTGCTGGGCGGGCGGGCGGTGGGGCGCATCGGCGGCCGCGCGACGCTGCTGGTCTGGCTCACGGTGCAGGTGGCGGCGCTGCTGGCGGCGCTGGGGCCGGGCGGCGGCTTCGTGCTGCTGGCGGCGCTGCTGGGCGGGTTTTCCGGCATCGGCATTTCCGCCGTGGCGCTGGGCGCGGTGCGGCAGCTATCGGGGGTGGCGGCGGGGCTGCTCTGGGTGCGGGCGACGGCCTTGTATGCGCTGGCGCAGGCGCTGACCGGCTTCGTGCTGGCGGCGCTGTTCCGCGCCAGTGGCGACAGCCATGCGCTGGTCTTTGCGGTGGCGCTGGCGCTGTCGGTGCTGGGCCTGCTGGTGGCGCTGCGGGTGCCGCGGCTGCGCCCCTGATGGCGGGGTCCGGGGGGACCCTGTCCCCCCGGCGGGGCCAGGGGCGGAGCCCCTGTTTTTTTGACTTATGCTGCCGGAAAGATATCCCCGATCCGCGCCGTCTCCGCCCAGTTCGGCGCCTGGTCCTTGTCGACCAGCACGGAGCGCACCCCTTCGGCGAAATCCGGATGCTGGGTGACCGGCCGGGTCAGGGCCAGTTCCAGCGCCAGGCAGGCGGCGAGATCCAGCGCCGCGCCGCGCCGCAGCAATTCCAGCGTGACGGCGACGGAGGTGGGGGAGACGCGGCGCAGGATGGCCAGCTGCTCGCGCGCCCAGTCGGTGTTCTCGGCTTCCAGCGCCGCCTCGATGCCGGCGCGGTCGGGCTGGCCGAAGCAGCGGGCGATGGCCGGGCGCAGCGCGTCGATGCGGGTCTCGCCGGGCGCTTCGGCGAAGCGGTCCAGCACGGCGATGTCGCCGCTTTCCAGCAGCGCCTCGCGCAGCGCGGGGAGGCGTTCGCGCGGCACGTAATGGGTGGCGAGCCCGGCGGAGACCGCCTCCGCCCCCTTCAGCCGCGCGCCGGTCAGCGCGATCCAGCGGCCGAGCCCGCCCTCCGGCCCGCCCGGCAGGCGCGGCAGGACATGGCTGGTGCCGACATCGGGGAAGAGGGCGATGGCGGTCTCCGGCATGGCCAGCAGCGCGTGCTCGGTGACGATGCGGTGGCTGCCATGCACCGAGACGCCGAGCCCGCCGCCCATGCAGACGCCGTCGATCAGGCTGACCCAGGGGCGGGGGAAGGACGCGATGGCGGCGTTGACGGCGTATTCGCGGGTGAAGAAGGCGGCGACCGCCTCGGGCCTTCCCTCCAGCACGTCGAGCCGCACCTGGCGCACATCGCCGCCGGCGCAGAAGGCGCGGTCGCCGGCGCCCTCCAGCAGCACCAGGCGCAGCGAGGCATCGTCGCGCCAGGCGGCGATGGCGGCGGCGAAGCCGTCGATCATGGCCAGGTCCAGCGCGTTCAGCGCGCGCGGGCGGTTCATCAGCAG includes these proteins:
- a CDS encoding response regulator transcription factor, producing MRILLVEDDAEVGRFVKKGLQEAGHTVEHAANGRDGLFMAAGESFDLLVLDRMLPGGVDGVRLVETLRGQGNHTPVLFLSALAGVDERVKGLKAGGDDYLVKPFAFAELLARVEALGRRPAVDAPATRLKVADLELDLLSRTVTRAGRKIDIQPREFRLLEHLMRHAGQVVTRTMLLEKVWDYHFDPQTNVIDVHVSRLRQKLDKGQDKPLIHTVRNAGYMIRAEP
- a CDS encoding HAMP domain-containing sensor histidine kinase — its product is MPHRRKQYPGPLWRLLSSAGFRFATLFAALFLAAGLAFAGVLWWGTAGTLERQTDAAIRADAHALAERWRDSGADGAVEAIGERLALDAEGQSLYLLLDPRGGRLAGNLAALPPQAEARSGAGWYRLSLDHDEDAPGEARLYVLDLPGGATLAVGREVGEKQRLRALLTEGLAWAACAALLFALLGAWLMRRALERRLSPAATTAAVIAGGDLSHRVPLSLHDDEFDRLGASMNAMLDRIAHLMDGVRGVSDAIAHDLRTPISRARSGLEEALISDSDDPAVLRGAIERGIADLDNVTRVFQAVLRIAEVEAGARRAAFAPFDLALVLADATELYGASAEARGQALQTEWPEALPLVGDRDLLLQVLANLLDNAVKFTPPGGTISVSAEREAEAVVVQVADEGPGLAPEDRQRVGERFFRTDQARTTPGSGLGLSLVRAVVQLHGGALWFEDAGGPPERPGLRVLFRLPATPDGTA
- a CDS encoding YbfB/YjiJ family MFS transporter, whose protein sequence is MRRPAATLATALAGAGALCVGIGLARFAYVPIFPAMVAAGWVDGGGAGLLGACNFSGYLVGALGGRWLGRRLGVPRALDAGMVLALLCFLACALHWGGVSGLLWLALWRALAGVAGGVLMALAGPAVQAVTPVEGRGAAGGVVVSGVGAGVVLGALAVPALRPAGVEAIWLGLAALTLLLWLWLRPRWPDPPAAEVMRLPQAQAVPRAAALMTAYGLSAAGMAAPMVYLADLGARGHGLGPLALGALWALFGLGGVAGTLLGGRAVGRIGGRATLLVWLTVQVAALLAALGPGGGFVLLAALLGGFSGIGISAVALGAVRQLSGVAAGLLWVRATALYALAQALTGFVLAALFRASGDSHALVFAVALALSVLGLLVALRVPRLRP
- a CDS encoding enoyl-CoA hydratase/isomerase family protein — translated: MDDAAQSLVATREGPQGEVGRLLMNRPRALNALDLAMIDGFAAAIAAWRDDASLRLVLLEGAGDRAFCAGGDVRQVRLDVLEGRPEAVAAFFTREYAVNAAIASFPRPWVSLIDGVCMGGGLGVSVHGSHRIVTEHALLAMPETAIALFPDVGTSHVLPRLPGGPEGGLGRWIALTGARLKGAEAVSAGLATHYVPRERLPALREALLESGDIAVLDRFAEAPGETRIDALRPAIARCFGQPDRAGIEAALEAENTDWAREQLAILRRVSPTSVAVTLELLRRGAALDLAACLALELALTRPVTQHPDFAEGVRSVLVDKDQAPNWAETARIGDIFPAA